One Littorina saxatilis isolate snail1 linkage group LG11, US_GU_Lsax_2.0, whole genome shotgun sequence genomic window, GCAAAATGGGCTTCCACTCTCATTAGACAAGCCTATGTGTGGTGGCAGCAGAATGATGGTGGGCGTTCTTCTCAGTTCATCCTTCCTCTTTCCTCGGCGAGGACTCATGAGACCCGTGCTTGGGCCTCATCTCTCGCTGTCTTCAAATCCAGGCGTCTATCTGAGGTCTTGGGCGCCGCTTACTGGAGATCAGAAGACGTCTTCCTGAATTACTATTTGAGGGACGTCTCTGGCACTCGTCCTTATGGATGCAACGTCCTACCTGCGGTCGTGGTTGCCGGGCAGGCTCTACCCAGAACTTAGGGTGAGTTGTCTGTCTGCTTATATTCATGTTTTATGATCCCACCTCCTtaagtagcaatctgctatttatgAGATTTGGGGAAGTAATACATTGGAGTGTGAGCGATcgctgcgtgtttgtgtttgtttgttttcgtgaATGAAGACGTGAGTGATTGTTGAGTGATTATTTGAAGCCTTTGCAAGCCCGTCAAGAATttgttcagtcagtcagtcagtctttcAGAATGGCAACACAAACTCCAACAAAGAAAAGACTGGTGCTGACTTTAGAGCAAAGAGTGAAGGTTATTAGCAgagaatacttacgcatgcgcaaactgtaaatacagacatgcgcatacatacatttacggcagtcacttccggatcgatcacagctgatgtgagtttgaaacacttgtttatctgacactcaaatacatatataataatccaaacaacacacatagaaacatacgaaacaatagcttagccaggacgatcgagttaaacacgcaaataattaagatgtataaacaaaagcaaaactaacagagacaatgaatcggcggctcgtggatgatcgctttcttttcttcatgaaaacttgatcgtgtttttggggttttttttggaggaggagggggcctgtaatttaatcaaaaattttagtgtaaattttcatttgattaatatacttacccaaatcTCATATCAAATGccctcccacctaccccgcttTCAGACTTGCTCAGGCTTGTCAAGAAGTGAATTGAAGATGGCGGCCGCGTGTCACGTGGCGATAAGGGGAGCCTACCCTGAGGTATCACGTGGTCTAGTGACTgtttatgtgatttttctttaggGGAGTGGCTTCCCTTGTGTTACCAGGGAAGCGTGTTCAACGTTTAAGCACTTAacggaagtaaattgctatttatgagatttgggtaagtatattaatcaaatgaaaatttacactaaaatttttgattataTATATctaggcctgaaagtggcgagtagaaatgtgtaactggcgagtagaaatgttcatctactcactgaatgcgagtaaagttgctgaaacaaattgttgttttggctagtaaagtttgctctttCACTATTACATGTTCAGAATCTCTAGCCAAAGgccagtacagtggaacccctctctagcgaccttgaacatgttgacaaaaatcggtccttatggaggagggtccttacagagggagggggcggggtcagggggccacaaagaaagtcacctcagattttcttaaaaaaagaaaacagagaagtttgagttgctgacgaccgtttcctcaagcaaactgctttgattttatgtttgacattgtcgatggtgtccaccagttctggtgcatgtttcaatgcaaaaagagttagtttctgagcaagcattctTTACAGGAGTCCCTGCAATgctgaaggccctccgagaaagagagtgaaaaatcggccaccgttctcagcatcgcgtatctgtgtgtgtaacctctttcattgacaagatactcttgtttcgggttacctaatctgtgaacccttcagttgtgttgctttgtcaaaagttagacacagtcaactagttttgctctgagtgaacagtgcagctggcctcaattagccggtgacacctctctggccacagcaccaaacagtacatggctgggggggggggggggggggggggggggtagctggctaaactcagtggggtgtccggtgtcactgcatgtcagcaggaagagcattggagagaaatagagaggtgtactcttccaaacaatttccaaggatcagttgtcagggcttagggtagtcactgccacaagatcggcatgcagtcaataaagccagacaagaagaatgattatgacatgcggctccatctgctggttttttattcaaactggttttcaacgcttattctcacaaagcctCTGCACACCTGCccctgtgctgtgtttgtgtggctgctttcgtatgatgtcagtgcatggtgagtgcgttcactgccttgtcaccactttcccaccttttcagaatgttttcttcgTCTTGGATAATTCTTCgaatttgcgattttccaacatcaagactttttgcaatcgcgatggcagtttctccctttttgtgtggttaattagtgcctttgcttacTGGAGACagttataactggttataactggtttgtcagtgatgcgttgctgactgagagtcttggctttctctgacaaagtcgttacacaagctgttaggtctgtccttagacgttagagcggggtggtcgctacactggtgacaactatataaggaaacacatcggtttaaaaaaaaagggtcgttgtggcggggtagtccttagagaggggggtcgttGTAGCCCGGGTagttcagttggtagagcactggacttgtgatcgaaaggtcgctggttcgaatccgggccgggacggacacaggtcaactttatgtgcagacccagagacggtatccatctcccaccccctgtgtcaccacagcggcacgtaaaagacctctgtcattctgccataagtgcagatggctgataccacctaaacacgcatacacttgtgtatctcatctaaagtcgggttaaaacccgggaacatgcccctaatggctttgccgtgagggcgtaaaacttgaatttctctctcttgAGCGCTAAGTGCCCTTTGTTTTTTCAGATCATGCACAAAGGTTGTGTCTTCCACACATagtgtatttgtttatttgtcgatttaaaaaaaaaatgtttaatatAATCATTTTTTTTGTAAGTCCTTAAGATTAGAACTCTATTTGGATTTGCGCCATGTAAATACCCttatttaatttgtttaattttttatatatatttttttatatatattttttttttccagtgCCGCTGCAGCAGGCATCAGGTAAGAGCGGCGCCCTGGGTATGTCCAACTCTCCCCACTACGGCCAGCTGTCCTCCCATcagcaacaacaccaccacatGCTGCAGCAGTTCCAGCAGCTACAGCTGGGGGCACAGGGCGCGGCGGTCGCAGGCACACCCATTCTGGGCAGCAGCACGGGGATGACGTTCCGCGGGGTGGAGAGGAGGAGCGTGGGTTCCTCCGCTTCCCCCAtaccctcctcctcttcctccgcCTCCTCCGCCAAGCTGGCTGGGGGTGACTCCCCTCCTAACGGAGCTGTGGGTAagggggtttgtgtgtgtgtgtagatgtgtgtaatttgtgaatacaaaaacaaaattgtagATTAATGGAATGTTTATtataaaacaaaactacttgTTTTTCTACCGTTAGCCGtctctgtttttggatttgtgtaTTTTGTGGTTTTTCGtttcgtttgttttattttaccaTTGCTGtaaaatttgggtcgcttcctcccagtggaaagctataGCAGCAAGAAGAGTCGCCCTtcctttggtgtgtgtgtggtcaggtgtaatcagccagcTGCCCTTCAAGCAGACTGACTGTGGTTACACAGGGTTGGGTCAAGCTGACTGACTGTGGTTACACAGGGTTGGGTCAAGCAGACTGACTGTGGTTACACAGGGTTGGGTCAAGCAGACTGACTGTGGTTACACAGGGTTGGGTCAAGCAGACTGACTGTGGTTACACAGGGTTGGGTCAAGCAGACTgactgtggtgacacagggttGGGTCAAGCAGACTgactgtggtgacacagggttGGGTCAAGCAGACTgactgtggtgacacagggttGGGTCAAGCAGACTGACTGTGGTTACACAGGGTTGGGTCAAGCAGACTGACTGTGGTTACACAGGGTTGGGTCAAGCAGACTGACTGTGGTTACACAGGGTTGGGTCAAGCAGACTGACTGTGGTTACACAGGGTTGGGTCAAGCAGACTGAATGTGGTGACACAGGGTTGGGTCAAGCAGACTGACTGTGGTTACACAGGGTTGGGTCAAGCTGACTGACTGTGGTTACACAGGGTTGGGTCAAGCAGACTGACTGTGGTTACACAGGGTTGGGTCAAGCAGACTGACTGTGGTTACACAGGGTTGGGTCAAGCAGACTGACTGTGGTTACACAGGGTTGGGTCAAGCAGACTGACTGTGGTTACACAGGGTTGGGTCAAGCAGACTGACTGTGGTTACACAGGGTTGGGTCAAGCAGACTGACTGTGGTTACACAGGGTTGGGTCAAGCTGACTgactgtggtgacacagggttGGGTCAAGCAGACTGACTGTGGTTACACAGGGTTGGGTCAAGCAGACTGACTGTGGTTACACAGGGTTGGGTCAAGCTGACTgactgtggtgacacagggttGGGTCAAGCAGACTGACTGTGGTTACACAGGGTTGGGTCAAGCAGACTGACTGTGGTTACACAGGGTTGGGTCAAGCTGACTGACTGTGGTAACACAGGGTTGGGTCAAGCAGACTgactgtggtgacacagggttGGGTCAAGCTGACTGACTGTGGTTACACAGGGTTGGGTCAAGCAGACTGACTGTTGGTTACACAGGGTTGGGTCAAGCAGACTGACTGTGGTTACACAGGGTTGGGTCAAGCAGACTGACTGTGGTCACACAGGGTTGGGTCAAGCAGACTGACTGTGGTTACACAGGGTTGGGTCAAGCAGACTGACTGTGGTTACACAGGGTTGGGTCAAGCAGACTGACTGTGGTTACACAGGGTTGGGTCAAGCAGACTGACTGTGGTTACACAGGGTTGGGTCAAGCAGACTGACTGTGGTTACACAGGGTTGGGACAAAGATACCGTCTCTAAGTCTGCACTTAAATTTTAGAATAAGACAGTAACAGTAATCACATCTCAGAGATCTTTGTAGGTCAAAGCACAAACGTGTGTGTAAATACTTATGTGttgtttatcttttatttcttattgtAAAACAGCATCTTCTGCAAAATATAATACAATTTAAGGataaaagtcgcttgttcatttcaatgtgtttttttttttcttttctttctttccgcttttttttttttttttttgtgcctcagttgcatgcagtccgcttcaagctgaaaaataaatgaaaagaatgaaaccctaatttttttattttttttttattttttttattttttcttcttccttttctcttctttctttctttctctctacagctgagcgtccttcttcattggcgttttatatatttatcaattgtatgtggttttctacaatggacaaaatcttgcatctttaatgttggttattgtcttacatatgtctgtgtttgggttgacttaggtgttgtttgtggcggtgtcatgATGGAGTTAACATAGTAACCATCACAATAAGTAAGAGGAAAAGCAAATTGTAAGCGTGCTAAAGTTTTCTTAGTAACAGTTCTCTTTTCATACAAGTGGTGTTTAGTGTAACAATGTAAGTTCCGCCTTTACCCCGGTACCGTTCTCCTTTTAgcgaaacgaaagaaagagggggcggtgagggaagccagaaaagaagtatatatgatacactattctacgtttcaatggttgttattctctcaggtaccAGGAGAAtagttccgaataactctcacatACTCGATTCCACATGTTGTATGCAgttagagtgcttacttcctttgtttatcagatatCTCGAATTATGTTTGATTTGTCTGATGGCTGACTCTTGCAGGGCTGGACTTGGGAGGACGGGGCGTGGCCCAAGCGGAGATGCtgaagggaggggagggggtcatATCCAACAACGCTGACTCAGAGGAGGATGAAAAAGAGACAACAAACCTGGCTAACACAAAAGAGAAAACCCCTATGTGCTTAGTCAACGAACTAGCAAGATACAACAAGGTGGGTGGTATGTAGTATATGAATGGAGGCTTTTTTTGGAAAGAAATTATATTTTCTGATTATAACCACTGTAAAAGatgaatttacctccattttaagactccctcctttttaagactccctccattttaagactccctcctttttaagacctgattttctcagatttgtggaggccTTGAAATGGGGTTTCCATTGTACAGGACCTCTGTCTGCAGACAGCCTACATTTTATGATCAAGTGAcataactaaaaaaaaaatattagaatttttttttaaggggaCACAACTGTTTTGTCACCACCAGGTGGCACACCAGTACACATTGGTTGACGAGCAGGGGCCGGCACACAAGAAGACGTTCTTCGTCAAGCTGAAACTGGGCGAGGAGGAGTACTCTGCCCAAGGGGAGAGCATCAAGAAAGCGCAGCACGCAGCGGCAGACATTGCGCTGCAAGAGACAAAGTTCAGCCACCCGGTGCCCAAAATTCCGCGGCACATGGAGGGGGAAGGGATGTGTGACTCAGGTGagatggtttaaacaattttattcataAAGAATTACAGGTAACAATGCCGCAATCTATCAATTTGATAattggagcacaacaagcaaagcttataAACGTGCTCTGAAAAGGCAATATAATTTTTAATTGGGCGGACGAATACAATGTATGTTAGGAGGATAAGGAGATTTGAAGAAGGGGAAAGGAAGGAGGatatctttgttttgtttttaaagtgaGATGACGGGAAAGGGGTCAGTTCTACTCCCAAACCTGACGCTCCCTGGGAAAAAAATGGTAAATTAGGGGACAGTTTCAATAAAATTATTGCGCATggcccttctttttttttcctccatGTCGGTTCTGGGATaagtgttatgtgtgtgttgagttGAGGGTTTGAGTTCTACTCCCTAACCCGGCACTCCCTGGAAAAAATGGTAAATTAGGGGAAGGTTATAATATGTCTGACTTTCCCATGAGAGCTgggaatggtggggtaaaaacggtcatacacatagaAACACACTTGTGCTagaacatgagtgaacgtgggagtttcagcccatgaacaaagaagataTGTCTGGTTGTTTTTATATGGCCCGCTTTTATTTTTTCCACGTCggttttgggagtttagtatttatgtgtgtgtgtgtgtgtgttttctcagTTTGTTTAGAATAAGAATATGTGCACAGAGGTTAAGTTACATCCTGTTtggtgatttcttcacaaatctGTCCTCTGGCACATTAGGGtttaagaattttttttaatgaagctgtgaaaaaattgttgaggagggttgggggtgggaaGTTAAGTTCAATTGCAGATACAGTTAtcttactctttctctctctttcccttcctcccgctctctcctctctctctctccctccccacctctctctctctctctctctctctctctctctctctctctctctctctctctctctctctctctctctctctccttctctctctctctctctctttctctctctctctcgcaaatgcacacaatattttCTTCTCTCTCAGACATTTCAGTGAACATTACACGTATAGGAGGTTACTATTTGTGTTCAGTTCATCATTCTGATTTCCTCTGTACTTATAGTTGTGTGTTACCCCAGCTTAATTAAGTAGTTAAAGTGGACGGGCATTTCAGTGAACAACATTACGCCTACAGTGGAACTGAACGCTCTGGCGATGAAGCGCGGCGAGCCGGCCGTGTACAAACTCATTGAGCCGCGCAACCAGCAGCAGAACTACCAACCGGCTAACATCGACTTCCGCGGCATGTACAATCAGAGGTtggtgttttatttgtttgtttgtctgtctgtctgtttttacaAGACAGTGAGGTTGTTTTTGTGAGGAGTTAGTGCTCTGTtggtattgtttttgttgtctgtctgtctgtttttacaAGACAGTGAGGTTGTTTTTGTGAGGAGTTAGTGCACTGTTGGTATTGTTTTTGTAAATGTGTGTAGTTTCACAGTTTTGTTTAGGATGATAAACtaaatgaagaaaagaaaacactaACTTCCGTCTTCTCACAGATAGCACTACGGGAGGTCCCTTTTCCAGCAATGGGATATTaaaggaaagaaaatgaaatgaaaacacaAACTTCcgtcttatttatttatttatttacaaggatttatatcgcgcacgtatctcagcacacaaggcgactcaaggcgcatgttacctattaatgccgtgtgagatggaattttttttacacaatatatcacgcattcacatcggccagtagatcaacagcctattgGCGCTGCATccacttttcacggcctattattccaggtcacacgggtattttggtggacatttttatctacgcctatacaattttgccaggaaagacccttttttcaatcgtgggatctttaacgtgcataccccaatgtagtgtagtCTTATGACAGATACCTCTGCGGGAGGTCCATTTCCCAGCAATGAGATAAAGTAAATGAAacgaaatgaaaataaaacttcCGTCTTGTGACAGATACAACTACGAGAGACCCCCTCGTCTCTTTCCCAGCAATAAGATAAAGTAAATGAActgaaatgaaaataaaacttcCGTCTTGTGACAGATACCACTACGGGCGCCCCCCTCGTCCGTTCTACGTCATGCTGAAGGTGGGTCACCGAGAGTTCATCGGTGACGGTCCCACAAGACAGGCGGCCCGGCACAGCGCTGCCTCGAAAGCGCTNNNNNNNNNNNNNNNNNNNNNNNNNNNNNNNNNNNNNNNNNNNNNNNNNNNNNNNNNNNNNNNNNNNNNNNNNNNNNNNNNNNNNNNNNNNNNNNNNNNNNNNNNNNNNNNNNNNNNNNNNNNNNNNNNNNNNNNNNNNNNNNNNNNNNNNNNNNNNNNNNNNNNNNNNNNNNNNNNNNNNNNNNNNNNNNNNNNNNNNNAAACcccctggcaactcgcccggctggccagtgaaaattctggtcaaatgcaacactttaGGTTGTAATATCAAGTTTCAAATCAGATGCATTATATAACTTTGGTTTGCACCGGGCCAGcgaaatttctggcgggctatAGTGACTCTCTTGCAGTTACTCACCCGGATGGCGAGTGACATTTTTGGATTTGGCcatccctctgtgtgtgtgtgtgtgtggtgtgtgtgtgtgtgtgtggtgtgtctgtgtgtgtgtgtgtgtgtgtgtgtgtgtgtctgtgtgtgtgtctgtgtgtgtctgtgtctgtgtgtatgtgtgcgattCATGGAAAGATCTTCTTTGACTTTTGTTTATTCAGAAGAATGTATATTTC contains:
- the LOC138980791 gene encoding double-stranded RNA-binding protein Staufen homolog, producing the protein MSQMLNQAGGQSQSAGYHGATQGHTTVPANTAGITSMPLQQASGKSGALGMSNSPHYGQLSSHQQQHHHMLQQFQQLQLGAQGAAVAGTPILGSSTGMTFRGVERRSVGSSASPIPSSSSSASSAKLAGGDSPPNGAVGLDLGGRGVAQAEMLKGGEGVISNNADSEEDEKETTNLANTKEKTPMCLVNELARYNKVAHQYTLVDEQGPAHKKTFFVKLKLGEEEYSAQGESIKKAQHAAADIALQETKFSHPVPKIPRHMEGEGMCDSVELNALAMKRGEPAVYKLIEPRNQQQNYQPANIDFRGMYNQRYHYGRPPRPFYVMLKVGHREFIGDGPTRQAARHSAASKAL